A region from the Arcobacter sp. LA11 genome encodes:
- the qhpC gene encoding quinohemoprotein amine dehydrogenase subunit gamma, producing MGLFKPLNPKADLLNKSIKEGTQKEVMAMQSIVGCTSTFDPGWEVDAFGGVAGLCQPMEADLYGCSDPCWWPTQIPDIMSNSKWSQNSPSAMKDWKQLTSTYPIEE from the coding sequence ATGGGCTTATTTAAACCTTTAAATCCAAAAGCAGATTTATTAAATAAATCTATTAAAGAAGGAACACAAAAAGAAGTAATGGCAATGCAAAGTATTGTTGGATGTACATCTACATTTGACCCAGGTTGGGAAGTGGATGCATTTGGTGGGGTAGCTGGACTATGTCAACCAATGGAAGCAGACCTTTATGGTTGTTCTGACCCTTGTTGGTGGCCAACACAGATTCCAGATATTATGAGTAACTCTAAATGGAGTCAGAACTCTCCATCTGCAATGAAAGATTGGAAACAATTAACATCAACATACCCTATAGAGGAATAA
- the peaD gene encoding quinohemoprotein amine dehydrogenase subunit beta, with protein MNKILILTITLFGIVFSGCSTKQPMPNTTKMEDLSLKKDRDYIAVVSKKNELHIVDSKTQKLYKTCKLAGHYSTAGLIMSPDGNTAYVLQDAWGAVYGYDMNTCENTFSAKFSSKEKKIKARSVMSFNINNDGKELYTVSNPVKLHSDSYEVMDPIFSIYKTDAGVNASPIKSFKAPRQITMLSTAKDGTIFAIGANLYKIDPHAGKIEIAADLRHWKRENYSVPDMLALWPVGKNSNEFLIMYIAAKFKDASQNPDTADYVWGAVRTDLETNNIEISDFAPLETVMFTGMTHPNDSNLLYGVLTDLTKFDRKEQKVIKRVDLDHSYYCINFSTDGSKLYLGAALNKIAIYDPETLEKLNTIVLPEGDVGIGTMQVFRSK; from the coding sequence ATGAATAAAATACTGATTTTAACAATAACTTTATTTGGTATAGTTTTTTCAGGTTGTTCAACTAAGCAACCTATGCCAAATACAACAAAAATGGAAGACTTATCTTTGAAAAAAGATAGGGACTATATTGCGGTAGTAAGTAAGAAAAATGAGCTACATATTGTAGATTCTAAGACACAAAAACTATATAAAACTTGTAAATTAGCAGGTCATTATAGTACAGCTGGACTAATCATGTCACCAGATGGAAATACAGCATATGTACTTCAAGATGCATGGGGAGCTGTTTATGGTTATGATATGAACACTTGTGAAAATACATTTAGCGCAAAGTTTTCTAGTAAAGAGAAAAAAATAAAAGCTAGATCTGTAATGAGCTTCAATATAAACAATGATGGTAAAGAGTTATATACAGTTTCAAACCCTGTGAAATTACACTCTGATAGCTATGAAGTAATGGATCCAATTTTTAGTATTTATAAAACAGATGCAGGAGTTAATGCTTCACCTATAAAAAGTTTTAAAGCACCAAGACAAATTACTATGCTTTCAACTGCAAAAGATGGAACTATCTTTGCTATAGGAGCAAATCTTTATAAAATAGACCCACATGCTGGAAAAATTGAAATTGCCGCTGATTTAAGACACTGGAAAAGAGAAAACTACTCTGTACCAGATATGTTAGCTCTATGGCCTGTTGGAAAGAATTCAAATGAATTTTTAATTATGTATATTGCTGCAAAATTTAAAGATGCATCTCAAAACCCTGATACAGCAGATTATGTATGGGGAGCAGTTAGAACTGACTTAGAAACTAACAATATAGAGATTAGTGATTTTGCACCTTTAGAGACTGTTATGTTTACAGGAATGACTCATCCAAATGATTCAAACCTTTTATATGGAGTTTTAACAGACCTTACAAAGTTCGATAGAAAAGAGCAAAAAGTAATTAAAAGAGTTGATTTAGACCACTCATACTATTGTATCAACTTTTCAACAGATGGTTCTAAGCTATATCTAGGAGCTGCTTTAAATAAGATTGCTATTTATGATCCTGAAACATTAGAGAAGTTAAATACTATTGTTTTACCTGAAGGTGATGTTGGTATTGGAACAATGCAGGTATTTAGATCTAAATAA
- a CDS encoding ABC transporter ATP-binding protein — translation MKNRVLNSLISYILKEKRAVVLLLGISMISSGIAVIQPLLMQKLIDDALIVKNIDNFFYLVFVIAFISIFSIALSVFLQYNYTKLSIKILYSLRIDIFEKIFLNKKLFFQRNRVGDLLSRLEGDISELQRFGVDSIFALFSAVFGLIGALFIMFYFDVTLAIFALLLFPIEFFLLKPMYVKMHDITKEVRQSSAFLGSFIIESFRYASFLKKFNNIDDRKENLNTLQDAHKNRILKQQVVQIKFAQIPIIISLIARLALIVFGGLKVINADITIGQLIAFLSYFSMVLSPVHAVLGILNNIPKLKVSINRLDEILPKNIKEKKINNLPKNFDIEFKNLSFSYPNAMNLFENLDLKIKAKEKIVLLGNNGIGKSTLIDLVLNNLEPNSGQILLDNKNIDEIENKTLQSSIGLVEQNPVIISTTLKENLLIANKSCDDSILLHALEKVGLLSWYKTLENGLETQLSEDGKNLSGGQKQRLSIARLILQNPSVVVMDEPTSSLDKGFVEIIDSLIDENFNESTKIIISHHDCYKNARVLKVENKNIKE, via the coding sequence ATGAAAAACAGAGTTTTAAATAGTTTAATATCTTATATATTAAAAGAAAAAAGAGCTGTTGTTTTACTGCTTGGTATCTCTATGATATCAAGTGGTATTGCAGTTATTCAGCCATTGTTAATGCAAAAGCTAATTGATGACGCTTTAATTGTAAAAAATATTGATAACTTTTTTTACCTTGTATTTGTCATAGCCTTTATCTCTATTTTTTCAATAGCTCTCTCTGTTTTTTTACAATACAACTATACAAAACTTTCAATCAAAATTTTATATAGTCTTAGAATCGATATTTTTGAAAAGATATTTTTAAATAAAAAACTCTTTTTTCAAAGAAATCGAGTTGGTGATTTACTTTCACGTTTAGAAGGTGATATAAGTGAACTTCAAAGATTTGGAGTGGACTCCATTTTTGCACTTTTCTCTGCTGTTTTTGGATTAATTGGGGCACTTTTTATAATGTTCTATTTTGATGTGACATTAGCTATTTTTGCCCTTTTATTGTTTCCTATAGAGTTTTTTCTTTTAAAACCAATGTATGTAAAAATGCATGACATAACAAAAGAAGTTAGACAAAGTAGTGCCTTTTTAGGAAGCTTTATTATTGAGTCATTTAGGTATGCAAGTTTTTTAAAGAAATTTAATAATATAGATGATAGAAAAGAAAACTTAAATACACTTCAAGATGCTCATAAAAATAGAATACTAAAACAACAAGTTGTACAAATAAAATTTGCTCAGATACCTATAATCATATCACTTATTGCAAGATTAGCTTTAATAGTCTTTGGTGGTTTAAAAGTTATAAATGCAGATATTACAATAGGTCAATTAATTGCATTTTTAAGTTATTTCTCAATGGTTCTATCTCCCGTGCATGCAGTTTTGGGAATACTTAACAATATACCAAAATTGAAAGTAAGTATAAATAGACTCGATGAAATTCTTCCAAAAAATATAAAAGAAAAAAAGATAAATAATTTACCAAAAAATTTTGATATAGAATTTAAAAATCTTAGCTTTTCATATCCAAATGCTATGAATCTATTTGAAAATCTAGACTTAAAAATAAAAGCAAAAGAAAAGATAGTTTTATTGGGAAATAATGGCATAGGAAAAAGTACACTTATAGATTTAGTTTTAAACAATTTAGAACCAAATAGCGGTCAAATTTTACTTGACAATAAAAATATAGATGAGATAGAAAATAAAACTTTACAATCATCAATAGGTTTAGTTGAGCAAAACCCTGTAATAATATCAACTACCCTAAAAGAGAATCTTTTAATAGCCAACAAATCTTGTGATGATTCAATTTTATTACATGCACTTGAAAAAGTTGGTCTTTTATCTTGGTATAAAACTTTAGAAAATGGATTAGAAACACAACTTAGTGAGGATGGGAAAAACCTTTCTGGAGGACAAAAACAAAGACTTTCAATAGCAAGATTAATTTTACAAAATCCTTCAGTGGTAGTTATGGATGAGCCAACTTCATCTTTAGATAAAGGCTTTGTTGAGATTATTGATTCTTTAATAGATGAAAACTTTAATGAGTCAACAAAAATCATAATCTCACATCATGATTGTTATAAAAATGCAAGAGTTCTAAAAGTCGAAAATAAAAATATAAAAGAGTAA
- a CDS encoding S8 family serine peptidase: MSKNINVAILDSGSKISTFEKIAIDINKNLEANITKQKELKFNHGEVITSIIKDSNINIYDIQIFDEELRTTPLHIYYALEYLLDKDIDVINLSLGVSQNYQEIERICKALIKKGVTIVSSYPRRSQLEVFPASYEGVIKVTSEGMCKDEKVVSLDNNKEYFGANPFSNKKEVAGSSVAVAKFTKEFCELLQKGLKKEEILEEFSKRKVNEPY; this comes from the coding sequence ATGTCTAAAAACATAAATGTCGCCATATTAGATAGTGGAAGTAAAATAAGCACTTTTGAAAAAATTGCAATAGATATAAATAAAAACCTAGAAGCAAATATAACTAAACAAAAAGAATTAAAATTTAATCATGGAGAGGTGATAACCTCAATAATAAAAGACTCAAATATAAACATCTATGATATTCAAATATTTGATGAAGAACTTAGAACAACACCTCTTCATATCTATTATGCTTTGGAGTATCTTTTAGACAAAGATATTGATGTAATAAACCTAAGTTTAGGTGTTTCACAAAACTATCAAGAGATAGAGAGAATCTGTAAAGCTTTAATAAAAAAAGGTGTAACCATAGTGTCTTCATATCCTAGACGCTCCCAACTAGAGGTGTTTCCTGCTTCATATGAGGGAGTTATTAAAGTAACTTCTGAAGGAATGTGCAAAGATGAAAAAGTAGTTTCACTAGATAATAACAAAGAATACTTTGGCGCAAACCCTTTTTCAAATAAAAAAGAAGTAGCAGGATCAAGTGTAGCAGTCGCAAAGTTTACAAAAGAGTTTTGTGAACTTTTACAAAAAGGCTTAAAAAAAGAGGAGATTCTAGAAGAGTTTTCAAAAAGGAAAGTAAATGAACCCTACTAA
- a CDS encoding NAD(P)/FAD-dependent oxidoreductase, giving the protein MNPTKKIAVIGAGIAGITTAIGLKKLGFDVTIIYKERAFTAYEGFSEKTKDGLKLIGCAKSSELLKEQSSRNSNWANTKSNANYEYVVNRDDFDKCMLEDARTYDIKIIKAKVLETFNLKEKVKVIYKKESMVQDLEVEFLVDTRGRFTPFKNEYIYGPKSFSLLQELELNDVIENKTSIDSVKNGWIWQAYVGENKGYIQFTCDEALAHKIKTFEDLKPYLEECNIDLWSLEKAKVDKKIVKRDSYSKIHKNIINEKMILIGDAASSIDPLSGNGAFQAMSMSSIAPYVINTILNKKENKEVAIRFYKKRVEYIFEKFSNVGKDFYSLEKRYDTDFWKQRQNWPKENDKELKTVSIENYGIVKDGFIEPKEVVVTKDNPLGIYFFQNVEILGLVKYCLKNSYEDSKTFFKNFIEKNNIDINLSKVLERWLYEQRILIKE; this is encoded by the coding sequence ATGAACCCTACTAAAAAAATAGCTGTAATAGGAGCAGGAATTGCAGGAATAACAACTGCCATTGGGCTTAAAAAACTTGGATTTGATGTAACTATAATCTATAAAGAAAGAGCTTTTACAGCTTACGAGGGATTTAGTGAAAAAACAAAAGATGGTTTAAAACTTATTGGTTGTGCAAAAAGTTCTGAACTTTTAAAGGAACAATCTTCAAGAAACTCAAACTGGGCAAATACAAAAAGCAACGCAAACTATGAGTATGTAGTAAACAGAGACGATTTTGACAAATGTATGTTAGAAGATGCAAGAACTTATGATATAAAGATTATAAAAGCAAAAGTTTTAGAGACCTTTAACCTAAAAGAGAAAGTAAAAGTCATATATAAAAAAGAGTCTATGGTTCAAGACTTGGAAGTTGAATTTCTAGTTGATACAAGAGGAAGATTTACTCCTTTTAAAAATGAATATATCTACGGGCCAAAAAGTTTTTCTTTATTACAAGAGTTAGAATTAAATGATGTCATTGAAAATAAAACTTCAATAGACTCAGTAAAAAATGGTTGGATATGGCAAGCTTACGTGGGTGAAAATAAAGGATATATACAATTTACTTGTGATGAAGCCTTAGCTCATAAAATAAAAACTTTCGAAGATTTAAAACCATATTTAGAAGAGTGTAATATAGACTTATGGAGTTTAGAAAAGGCAAAAGTAGATAAAAAAATTGTAAAAAGAGATTCATATAGTAAAATCCACAAAAATATAATAAATGAAAAGATGATATTAATAGGTGATGCAGCATCAAGTATTGATCCACTTTCAGGTAATGGTGCCTTTCAAGCTATGAGTATGTCAAGTATTGCTCCGTATGTTATAAATACAATTTTAAATAAAAAGGAGAATAAAGAAGTAGCAATAAGATTTTATAAAAAAAGAGTCGAATATATTTTTGAGAAATTTTCAAATGTAGGAAAAGATTTTTACAGTTTAGAAAAAAGATATGATACAGATTTTTGGAAACAACGACAAAACTGGCCTAAAGAAAATGACAAAGAGTTAAAAACTGTAAGTATAGAAAACTATGGCATAGTAAAAGATGGTTTTATAGAACCAAAAGAAGTTGTAGTAACAAAAGATAATCCCCTTGGAATCTATTTTTTTCAGAATGTTGAAATATTAGGATTAGTAAAATATTGTCTTAAAAATAGTTATGAAGATTCAAAAACATTTTTCAAAAACTTTATAGAAAAGAACAATATAGATATAAACTTATCAAAAGTCTTAGAAAGATGGTTATATGAACAAAGAATTTTAATAAAGGAATAA
- a CDS encoding sulfurtransferase produces the protein MIKNEKKSPIFKAEELNKLLDKEEVKVFDVRGIWGSNPSSLYEEYEKEHIKGAAFLDWRKEFLEQNKDPNIAQICSKDEAKESFKNLGINKEDTVILYDDYFNMFAGRVWWAMKYWGFENVYVLDGGLKYWKEQNLPISKEIPATSIGSFEPSCKEELRISLENVIKEKDSSCLFDARGVANYNGKEEDSRSGHIPGAINTAFNTVLDKETGLFLEKEELNSLFETITPKEYKNKIIVSCGSGYASTVVMLALESLDIKSTLFDESFAIWKEDINREVEQSY, from the coding sequence ATGATAAAAAATGAAAAGAAATCACCAATTTTTAAAGCAGAAGAATTAAATAAATTATTAGATAAAGAAGAAGTGAAAGTTTTTGATGTTAGAGGTATTTGGGGCTCAAACCCAAGTTCTTTGTATGAAGAGTATGAAAAAGAGCATATCAAAGGTGCAGCGTTTTTAGATTGGAGAAAAGAGTTTTTAGAACAAAATAAAGACCCAAATATAGCTCAAATATGTTCAAAAGATGAAGCAAAAGAGTCTTTTAAAAACCTTGGAATAAATAAAGAAGATACAGTTATATTATATGATGATTATTTTAATATGTTTGCAGGACGAGTCTGGTGGGCCATGAAATACTGGGGGTTTGAAAATGTATATGTTCTTGATGGGGGATTAAAATATTGGAAAGAACAAAATCTTCCTATCTCAAAAGAGATTCCTGCAACTTCTATAGGCTCTTTTGAACCTTCATGTAAAGAAGAATTACGTATATCTTTAGAAAATGTTATAAAAGAAAAAGATAGCTCTTGTCTTTTTGATGCAAGAGGAGTTGCTAACTATAATGGTAAAGAAGAAGATTCAAGATCAGGACATATTCCAGGAGCTATTAACACAGCTTTTAATACTGTTTTAGATAAAGAAACAGGACTTTTTCTAGAAAAAGAGGAATTAAATTCACTATTTGAAACTATAACACCTAAAGAGTATAAAAACAAAATAATAGTATCTTGTGGTTCAGGATATGCAAGCACTGTTGTAATGCTTGCATTAGAGTCTCTTGATATAAAATCAACTCTGTTTGATGAATCTTTTGCAATATGGAAAGAAGACATCAATAGAGAAGTAGAACAATCTTATTAA
- a CDS encoding YifB family Mg chelatase-like AAA ATPase has protein sequence MKIIKSATINDIDAKEVNVESTFTKGLPSFTIVGLVSSAITESKDRVKSALLTNEFKFPPKKITVNLSPSEIKKSGTHFDLPVALLISLYEEKNINFKDFHIFGELSLNGEIKDSSYIFPIILSLAKQGLLKNILVCENSAKKISKIPNINIYCVRNLIEAIEFFKNEDKSRFLYKKDELKYEKININGKEFYFSNEYILDFKDIKGQENAKKAALISAAGNHNILFEGSPGCGKTMISKRLPYIMSPMSLDEILDIAKLQALDLKEPDFKPLRVFRSPHNTSTKASIIGGTALGEIALANNGILFFDELPHFSQSILEALREPLEDYKLLVSRVNKKVLYDTKFLFVSAMNPCPCGNLLSVKSNCRCNELEVKRYKNRLSEPFLDRIDLYIVMNETNLNEISTFSSKSMHLQVIDAFKMQVLRGQKELNGKLSDEEIRKYCILDEECEKILNKAIENFNLSFRSINKVLKVSRTIADLEGVVNIQKSHLLEALSYRKR, from the coding sequence ATGAAAATTATAAAATCAGCAACTATAAATGATATAGATGCAAAAGAAGTAAATGTTGAATCAACATTTACAAAAGGACTTCCAAGTTTTACTATTGTAGGGCTTGTAAGTTCTGCTATAACTGAATCAAAGGATAGAGTAAAATCTGCCTTACTTACAAATGAGTTTAAATTTCCTCCTAAAAAGATAACTGTTAACTTAAGTCCAAGTGAAATAAAAAAAAGTGGTACGCACTTTGATTTGCCAGTTGCTTTGTTAATTTCTTTATATGAAGAAAAAAATATTAATTTTAAAGACTTTCATATCTTTGGTGAACTATCTTTAAATGGCGAAATTAAAGATAGTAGTTATATTTTTCCAATTATTTTATCTTTGGCAAAGCAGGGCTTATTAAAAAATATTTTAGTATGTGAGAATAGTGCAAAAAAGATATCAAAGATCCCTAATATAAATATATATTGTGTAAGAAATTTGATAGAAGCAATTGAGTTTTTTAAAAATGAAGATAAGAGTAGATTTTTATATAAAAAAGATGAATTGAAATATGAAAAAATAAATATCAATGGAAAAGAGTTTTATTTTTCAAATGAATATATTTTAGATTTTAAAGATATAAAAGGCCAAGAAAATGCTAAAAAAGCAGCTTTAATTTCAGCTGCAGGGAATCATAATATTTTATTTGAAGGTAGTCCTGGTTGTGGTAAAACTATGATATCAAAAAGATTACCATATATTATGAGTCCTATGAGTTTGGATGAAATATTGGATATTGCTAAGCTTCAAGCACTTGATTTAAAAGAGCCTGATTTTAAACCTTTAAGAGTTTTTAGGAGTCCTCATAATACAAGTACAAAAGCATCAATCATTGGAGGAACGGCTTTAGGAGAAATCGCATTAGCAAATAATGGAATTTTATTTTTTGATGAGTTACCACACTTTAGTCAATCTATACTTGAAGCCTTAAGAGAGCCATTAGAAGATTATAAATTATTAGTAAGTAGAGTAAATAAGAAAGTTTTGTATGATACTAAATTTTTATTTGTAAGTGCGATGAACCCTTGTCCTTGTGGAAATTTACTATCAGTTAAAAGTAATTGTAGATGTAATGAATTAGAAGTTAAAAGATATAAAAATAGATTATCAGAGCCTTTCTTAGATAGGATTGATTTATATATAGTAATGAATGAGACAAATTTAAATGAAATATCAACTTTTTCATCTAAAAGTATGCATTTACAAGTAATAGATGCTTTTAAAATGCAAGTTTTGAGAGGACAAAAAGAACTTAATGGAAAGTTATCTGATGAGGAAATAAGAAAATATTGTATTTTAGATGAAGAGTGTGAGAAAATATTAAATAAAGCAATTGAAAATTTCAATCTATCATTTAGAAGTATAAATAAAGTACTTAAAGTATCTAGAACTATTGCTGATTTAGAAGGTGTGGTAAATATTCAAAAGAGTCATTTATTGGAAGCTTTAAGTTATAGGAAAAGGTGA
- a CDS encoding thioredoxin, producing the protein MKKLFIALLFSLSSLFAFENLTVDNFDEKVKNKNVIVDFYATW; encoded by the coding sequence ATGAAGAAACTGTTCATTGCTTTGCTTTTTAGTTTAAGTTCATTATTTGCTTTTGAAAATTTGACAGTAGATAACTTTGACGAAAAAGTAAAAAATAAAAATGTTATTGTAGATTTCTACGCAACATGGTGA
- the def gene encoding peptide deformylase, with translation MIREVITYPNKLLREKSKDVMKFDDELHTLLDDMYETMIAENGVGLAAIQVAIPLNILIINLPNEEDIQDKENLIEAINPVITQKDGTQVFVEGCLSVPGFNEEIKRAQHIVVEYLDRNGEKKTMEAEDFLAVAWQHEMEHLAGHLFIENLSIIKRKKFEKEWKRKLKEKR, from the coding sequence ATGATTAGAGAAGTAATAACATATCCAAATAAACTACTTAGAGAAAAATCTAAAGACGTGATGAAGTTCGATGATGAACTTCACACGTTATTAGATGATATGTATGAAACTATGATTGCAGAAAATGGTGTTGGACTTGCTGCAATTCAAGTTGCTATTCCTCTTAATATCTTAATTATTAATCTTCCTAATGAAGAAGATATTCAAGATAAAGAAAATCTAATTGAAGCTATTAATCCTGTAATTACGCAAAAAGATGGAACTCAAGTTTTTGTTGAAGGTTGCCTAAGTGTACCTGGATTTAATGAAGAGATAAAAAGAGCTCAACATATCGTAGTAGAATACCTAGATAGAAATGGTGAAAAGAAAACAATGGAAGCTGAAGATTTTCTAGCAGTTGCTTGGCAACATGAAATGGAACATTTAGCAGGACATCTTTTTATCGAAAACTTATCTATTATAAAGAGAAAAAAGTTTGAAAAAGAGTGGAAAAGAAAGTTAAAAGAGAAGCGATAA
- the clpP gene encoding ATP-dependent Clp endopeptidase proteolytic subunit ClpP codes for MSYIPYVVEKSGRGERSYDIYSRLLKDRIIMLSGEVNDQVASSIVAQLLFLEAEDPDKDIYLYINSPGGVITSGMSIYDTMNYIKPDVCTICIGQAASMGAFLLSSGVKGKRYSLPNSRIMIHQPLGGAQGQATDIQIQAKEIQRMKDELNGLIAEQTGQDIKTVEKDTDRDNFMSANEACEYGLIDEVIKNHK; via the coding sequence ATGAGTTACATTCCATACGTAGTTGAAAAAAGTGGAAGAGGTGAAAGAAGTTATGATATTTATTCAAGACTTCTAAAAGATAGAATTATTATGTTAAGTGGTGAAGTAAATGACCAAGTTGCGTCATCTATTGTTGCTCAGTTACTTTTTTTAGAAGCTGAAGATCCAGATAAAGATATCTATTTATATATCAACTCTCCAGGTGGAGTAATTACAAGTGGTATGTCTATTTATGACACTATGAACTATATTAAACCAGATGTTTGTACTATTTGTATTGGTCAAGCAGCTTCTATGGGAGCATTTTTATTATCTTCTGGAGTTAAAGGTAAGAGATACTCTTTACCAAACTCTAGAATTATGATTCATCAACCTTTAGGTGGAGCTCAAGGGCAAGCAACTGATATTCAGATTCAGGCTAAAGAGATTCAAAGAATGAAAGATGAATTAAATGGACTGATTGCTGAGCAAACAGGACAAGATATTAAAACAGTTGAAAAAGATACAGATAGAGACAATTTCATGAGTGCTAATGAAGCTTGTGAATATGGTTTAATTGATGAAGTTATCAAAAATCATAAGTAA
- the tig gene encoding trigger factor, protein MEFNANRVDDANAVITSTISKDVIEANLDKVAKQAAKTMDIQGFRKGKVPVAVVKQRYAEKLREDAEGEALRNVLSLGLAELKIANEDIVGEPAVSKYEKQDNGDIEIEVKLACKPNVDLGDYKALIPAVEDKAVDSEAVDARIQEMASSQAPLKKIARKRMVRDQDHALIDFEGFVDGVAFEGGKAEKYPLHIGSGSFIPGFEEQVIGMKYDEQKDITVTFPAEYQSKDLAGKEAVFKVTLHEIQEKGEAEINDEFAAKMLPGEEGATVETLKAKIEEQMKAEAKGTYYREELKPAYLDSLVETLNFALPGSVVEQEVNFALNNKVRAMAEDEIKALQEDAAKIESMRDELKEDAEKSVKATFIVDALAKAEGVEVNDQEVTQVIYYEAMQMGQNPQDVLKQYQDAGYLPAIKMSMIEDKVITKLLDEKLGQ, encoded by the coding sequence ATGGAATTTAATGCAAACAGAGTTGATGACGCTAATGCAGTTATTACTTCAACAATTTCAAAAGATGTTATTGAAGCAAACTTAGACAAAGTAGCAAAACAAGCTGCAAAAACTATGGATATCCAAGGTTTTAGAAAAGGTAAAGTACCTGTAGCAGTTGTAAAACAAAGATATGCTGAAAAGTTAAGAGAAGATGCAGAAGGTGAAGCATTAAGAAATGTTCTTTCTTTAGGATTAGCTGAATTAAAAATTGCTAATGAAGATATTGTTGGTGAGCCTGCTGTTTCTAAATATGAGAAGCAAGATAATGGTGATATTGAAATCGAAGTTAAATTAGCTTGTAAACCAAATGTTGATTTAGGTGATTATAAAGCACTTATTCCTGCTGTAGAAGATAAAGCAGTAGATTCAGAAGCAGTTGATGCAAGAATTCAAGAAATGGCTAGTTCACAAGCACCTTTAAAAAAGATTGCAAGAAAAAGAATGGTTAGAGATCAAGATCATGCACTAATTGATTTTGAAGGTTTTGTTGATGGTGTAGCATTTGAAGGTGGAAAAGCTGAGAAGTATCCTTTACATATTGGTTCTGGTTCTTTTATCCCTGGATTTGAAGAGCAAGTTATTGGTATGAAGTATGATGAGCAAAAAGATATTACTGTAACTTTCCCTGCTGAGTACCAATCAAAAGATTTAGCTGGTAAAGAAGCTGTATTTAAAGTAACTTTACATGAAATTCAAGAAAAAGGTGAAGCAGAAATCAATGATGAGTTTGCTGCAAAAATGTTACCTGGTGAAGAAGGTGCAACAGTTGAAACTTTAAAAGCAAAAATTGAAGAACAAATGAAAGCTGAAGCAAAAGGTACTTACTATAGAGAAGAATTAAAACCTGCATATTTAGATTCATTAGTTGAAACATTAAACTTTGCATTACCAGGTTCTGTTGTAGAGCAAGAAGTTAACTTTGCACTAAACAATAAAGTAAGAGCAATGGCTGAAGATGAAATCAAAGCTTTACAAGAAGATGCTGCTAAAATTGAATCTATGAGAGATGAATTAAAAGAAGATGCAGAGAAATCTGTAAAAGCTACATTTATTGTTGATGCTTTAGCAAAAGCTGAAGGTGTTGAAGTGAATGATCAAGAAGTTACACAAGTAATTTACTATGAAGCAATGCAAATGGGTCAAAATCCACAAGATGTTTTAAAACAATATCAAGATGCTGGATACTTACCTGCAATTAAAATGTCTATGATTGAAGATAAAGTAATTACTAAATTATTAGACGAAAAATTAGGTCAATAA